One stretch of Halapricum desulfuricans DNA includes these proteins:
- a CDS encoding DUF5781 family protein — MEIRVRGGGPAAPFLGAASLFETEHELQWPVRVEIRADPDERTRVSHDDGVHRLIISKQAATSAMARELALHEFAHMRQHEREHPSHVQSTDEVLFLALAGQSVERRKVTHCYQIANHVKDIYADDLWVGLAPGGKLVRFFESTLAAAVADRPIDPAPAWTRRTPASDPDITAVNAAFALALLERHDLLEADHRLYDLAHAAGLDAPNVSLDGFRRRFRTLDPEPDASAYRKSMVALTREYALEESRAAD, encoded by the coding sequence ATGGAGATACGGGTCCGGGGTGGCGGCCCGGCAGCACCGTTCCTCGGGGCGGCGAGTCTCTTCGAGACCGAACACGAACTCCAGTGGCCGGTCCGCGTCGAGATCAGGGCCGACCCCGACGAGCGGACGCGGGTCAGCCACGACGACGGCGTGCATCGACTGATCATCTCGAAACAGGCCGCGACGAGCGCGATGGCTCGCGAACTCGCCTTGCACGAGTTCGCACACATGCGCCAGCACGAACGCGAGCATCCCTCACACGTCCAGTCGACCGACGAGGTGCTCTTTCTGGCGCTTGCCGGACAAAGTGTCGAACGCCGGAAAGTCACGCACTGCTATCAGATCGCCAATCACGTCAAGGACATCTACGCCGACGACCTGTGGGTCGGGCTCGCCCCGGGCGGGAAGCTGGTCCGGTTTTTCGAGTCGACGCTCGCTGCCGCGGTCGCCGACCGCCCGATCGATCCCGCGCCGGCGTGGACGCGACGGACGCCGGCGTCGGACCCCGACATCACCGCCGTCAACGCCGCCTTCGCGCTGGCGCTTCTGGAACGGCACGACCTGCTCGAAGCGGACCACCGGCTGTACGACCTCGCGCACGCCGCGGGTCTGGATGCACCGAACGTCAGCCTCGATGGGTTCAGACGACGGTTCCGGACGCTCGATCCCGAGCCCGACGCGAGCGCGTACCGCAAGTCGATGGTGGCGTTGACCCGCGAATACGCCCTCGAGGAGTCTCGAGCCGCCGACTAG
- a CDS encoding elongation factor EF-2, producing MGRRKKIVQECETLMDKPENIRNIAIAAHVDHGKTTLTDNLLAGAGMIADEGEATKLMMDTEEDEQERGITIDAANVSMTHEYDGTNHLINLIDTPGHVDFGGDVTRAMRAVDGALVVVDAVEGAMPQTETVLRQALREGVKPTLFINKVDRLISELQEGPEEMQERLLAVIRDVNELIRGMTEEMDDIDEDWTVSVEEGTVGFGSALYKWGVSMPSMQRTGMDFGEIMELERADKRQELHERTPLSDVVLDMVVEHFPNPVDAQPRRIPRIWRGDEDTDVAEQMQLVDEDGEVVLMVTDIGIDPHAGEIAAGRVFSGTIEKGQELYVSGTAGKNRVQSVGIYMGGEREEVEKVPAGNIAAVTGLKDAIAGSTVSSVEMTPFESIEHISEPVITKSVEAQSMDDLPKLIETLQQVAKEDPTINIEINEDTGEHLISGQGELHLEVVTQRIERNQGIPVNTGEPIVVYREAPQEASREVEGISPNRHNRFYITVEPLDEDIVEAIKRGEASMDMPELERREALQEAGLDKDTSQEVETIYGSNIFVDDTKGIQHLNETMELVIEGLEEALNDGPLAAEPVQGSLIRLHDARLHEDAIHRGPAQVIPAVRQAVHNALIDAEIRLLEPIQDVRIDVPNEHMGAASGEIQGRRGRVDDMYQEGDLMVVEGIAPVDEMIGFSSDIRSATEGRASWNTENAGFRVMADNLQPEKITEIRERKGMKTELPEAVDYF from the coding sequence ATGGGCCGACGCAAGAAAATTGTCCAGGAATGTGAGACGCTGATGGACAAACCGGAGAACATCCGGAACATCGCCATCGCTGCTCACGTCGACCACGGCAAGACGACGCTGACAGACAACCTGCTGGCCGGTGCCGGCATGATCGCCGACGAGGGCGAGGCGACGAAGCTGATGATGGACACCGAGGAGGACGAACAGGAACGCGGAATCACCATCGACGCGGCGAACGTCTCGATGACCCACGAGTACGATGGGACTAACCACCTCATCAATCTCATCGACACGCCCGGCCACGTCGACTTCGGCGGGGACGTCACCCGCGCGATGCGTGCCGTCGACGGCGCGCTCGTCGTGGTGGACGCCGTCGAGGGCGCGATGCCCCAGACCGAGACGGTGCTGCGGCAGGCACTCCGCGAGGGCGTCAAGCCGACACTGTTCATCAACAAGGTCGACCGTCTCATCTCCGAGTTGCAGGAAGGTCCCGAAGAGATGCAGGAGCGCCTGCTGGCTGTCATCCGGGACGTCAACGAACTCATCCGCGGGATGACCGAGGAGATGGACGACATCGACGAGGACTGGACGGTCTCCGTCGAGGAGGGGACCGTCGGCTTCGGGTCCGCGCTCTACAAGTGGGGTGTCTCGATGCCCTCGATGCAGCGGACCGGTATGGACTTCGGCGAGATCATGGAACTGGAGCGGGCCGACAAGCGCCAGGAGCTCCACGAGCGGACGCCGCTTTCCGACGTCGTGCTGGACATGGTCGTCGAGCACTTCCCGAACCCGGTCGACGCTCAGCCCCGCCGAATTCCGCGCATCTGGCGCGGCGACGAGGACACCGACGTCGCCGAGCAGATGCAGCTGGTCGACGAAGACGGCGAAGTCGTCCTGATGGTTACCGACATCGGAATCGACCCCCACGCCGGCGAGATCGCCGCTGGTCGTGTCTTCTCGGGCACCATCGAGAAAGGACAGGAGCTGTACGTCTCCGGCACTGCGGGTAAAAACCGCGTCCAGTCTGTCGGGATCTACATGGGTGGCGAGCGCGAGGAAGTCGAGAAAGTACCTGCCGGAAACATCGCTGCCGTCACCGGTCTGAAGGACGCGATCGCCGGCTCGACGGTCTCCAGCGTGGAGATGACCCCGTTCGAGTCCATCGAGCACATCTCCGAACCAGTCATCACCAAGTCCGTCGAGGCCCAGTCGATGGACGACCTGCCGAAGCTCATCGAGACGCTCCAGCAGGTCGCCAAGGAGGACCCGACGATCAACATCGAAATCAACGAGGACACCGGCGAACACCTCATCTCGGGACAGGGTGAGCTTCACCTCGAAGTCGTCACCCAGCGTATCGAGCGCAACCAGGGCATCCCCGTGAACACCGGCGAACCGATCGTCGTCTACCGCGAGGCGCCCCAAGAAGCGAGCCGCGAGGTCGAAGGCATCTCGCCGAACCGTCACAACCGCTTTTATATCACTGTCGAGCCGCTTGACGAGGACATCGTCGAGGCGATCAAACGCGGCGAGGCGTCGATGGACATGCCCGAACTCGAACGCCGCGAGGCGCTGCAGGAAGCCGGCCTCGACAAGGACACGTCCCAGGAGGTCGAGACCATCTACGGATCCAACATCTTCGTCGACGACACGAAGGGGATCCAGCACCTCAACGAGACGATGGAACTGGTCATCGAGGGCCTCGAAGAGGCACTCAACGACGGCCCGCTGGCCGCCGAACCGGTTCAGGGGTCGCTCATCCGCCTGCACGACGCCCGTCTGCACGAGGACGCCATCCACCGCGGCCCCGCGCAGGTCATCCCGGCCGTCCGACAGGCCGTCCACAACGCCCTCATCGACGCCGAGATCCGACTGCTCGAACCGATCCAGGACGTCCGCATCGACGTGCCCAACGAGCACATGGGTGCCGCGTCGGGCGAGATTCAGGGCCGTCGCGGCCGCGTCGACGACATGTATCAGGAAGGCGACCTCATGGTCGTCGAGGGCATCGCGCCGGTCGACGAGATGATCGGCTTCTCCAGCGACATCCGCTCGGCTACCGAGGGTCGCGCCTCCTGGAACACCGAGAACGCCGGCTTCCGGGTCATGGCCGACAACCTCCAGCCCGAGAAGATCACCGAGATCCGCGAGCGCAAGGGCATGAAGACCGAACTGCCCGAAGCCGTCGACTACTTCTAG
- a CDS encoding excinuclease ABC subunit C has translation MDADAVRERASDLPTEPGVYRFLAGDSEDATVLYVGKAVDLRDRVRSYADPRGERIRRMVDRAGAIDTVVTDTETQALLLEANLIKRHQPRYNVRLKDDKSYPLVQLTDHPAPRIEITRDPDENATVYGPFTDKGRLETVLKAVRETYGLRGCSDHKYADRDRPCLDYEMGLCTAPCTGEISEADYRADCEAVQRFFEGETGVVADPIRREMNEAARREAFERAANLRDRLKAVESLHTESSDAVATASGEQRTVDVLGVAVEGERATVARLQSADGSLVERERHRLDHPEGQRAGAVLGAFVAQYYAERDLPDALLVSDRPDDAELRSWLDREGVDLRAPGAGREATLVDLALKNARRRGGGRDETAALADALGLDRAERIEGFDVSHAQGRSAVGSDVTFVDGSPEKAAYRRKRLPDRNDDYANMRSLVRWRAERAIEGRDDRPDPDLLLIDGGEGQLGAARDALAETGWEVPAVALAKSEELVVTHEGVECWPDDAPQLHLLQRVRDEAHRFAVRYHQTLRDDVSTALDEVPGVGPETRKRLLGQFGSVEAIRDATLEELRSVEGVGEVTAESIQTAL, from the coding sequence ATGGACGCCGACGCGGTGCGCGAGCGAGCGAGCGACCTCCCGACGGAACCGGGTGTGTACCGGTTTCTCGCCGGTGACAGCGAGGACGCGACAGTCCTGTACGTCGGCAAGGCGGTCGACCTGCGCGACCGGGTGCGCTCCTATGCCGATCCCCGCGGCGAGCGCATCCGGCGGATGGTCGACCGCGCGGGCGCGATCGACACCGTCGTGACCGACACCGAGACACAGGCGCTGTTGCTTGAGGCGAACCTGATCAAGCGCCACCAGCCCCGCTACAACGTCCGGCTGAAAGACGACAAGTCCTACCCGCTCGTCCAGTTGACCGACCATCCGGCCCCGCGGATCGAGATCACTCGCGATCCGGACGAGAACGCGACCGTCTACGGCCCGTTCACCGACAAGGGCCGCCTCGAGACCGTCCTCAAGGCCGTCCGGGAGACCTACGGGCTGCGCGGGTGTTCCGATCACAAGTACGCCGACCGCGACCGGCCGTGTCTGGACTACGAGATGGGGCTGTGCACCGCGCCGTGTACCGGCGAGATCAGCGAGGCCGATTACCGTGCCGACTGCGAGGCCGTACAGCGCTTTTTCGAGGGCGAGACCGGCGTCGTCGCGGACCCGATCCGCCGGGAGATGAACGAGGCCGCCCGGCGGGAGGCCTTCGAGCGGGCCGCGAACCTCCGCGATCGCCTGAAAGCCGTCGAGTCGCTCCACACAGAGAGCAGCGACGCCGTCGCGACGGCGTCCGGCGAACAGCGCACTGTCGACGTGCTCGGCGTCGCCGTCGAAGGCGAGCGGGCCACTGTCGCGCGCTTACAGAGCGCCGACGGGTCGCTGGTCGAGCGCGAACGCCACCGCCTGGACCACCCGGAAGGTCAGCGCGCGGGCGCGGTGCTGGGCGCGTTCGTCGCCCAGTACTACGCCGAGCGCGACCTCCCGGACGCCCTGCTGGTGTCCGACCGACCCGACGACGCGGAGTTGCGCTCGTGGCTCGACCGGGAGGGCGTCGACCTCAGAGCTCCCGGCGCGGGCCGGGAGGCGACGCTGGTCGATCTGGCGCTGAAAAACGCCCGGAGACGCGGCGGCGGCCGCGATGAGACGGCCGCGCTGGCCGACGCGCTCGGGCTCGACCGGGCCGAGCGCATCGAGGGCTTCGACGTGAGCCACGCGCAGGGCCGATCGGCGGTCGGCAGCGACGTCACCTTCGTCGACGGCAGTCCCGAGAAGGCCGCGTACCGACGGAAGAGACTCCCCGATCGAAACGACGATTACGCCAACATGCGGTCGCTGGTGCGCTGGCGGGCCGAACGGGCGATCGAGGGCCGTGACGACCGGCCCGATCCGGACCTGCTGTTGATCGACGGCGGCGAGGGACAACTCGGCGCGGCGCGTGACGCACTGGCGGAGACCGGCTGGGAGGTGCCGGCGGTCGCGCTGGCCAAGTCCGAGGAACTGGTCGTCACGCACGAGGGCGTCGAGTGCTGGCCCGACGACGCGCCGCAGCTGCACCTGCTCCAGCGGGTGCGCGACGAGGCCCATCGCTTCGCCGTCCGGTACCACCAGACGCTGAGAGACGACGTCTCGACCGCGCTGGACGAGGTACCCGGCGTCGGCCCGGAGACGCGCAAGCGACTGCTGGGACAGTTCGGTAGCGTCGAGGCGATCCGGGACGCCACCCTCGAGGAGTTGCGGTCCGTCGAGGGCGTCGGCGAGGTGACGGCCGAATCGATCCAGACGGCACTGTGA
- a CDS encoding 30S ribosomal protein S7 gives MSEAEPSESESETGAQLFGVWSVDDIEFRDPSTERYITVTPIAHTMGRHAEKQFKKSEISIVERLVNRLMQTEENTGKKQQTTRIVREAFEIVHERTDENPVQILVRAVENSAPREETVRLKYGGISVPKAVDVAPQRRVDQALKFIAEGVYNSSFKTTTDAADALAQQLAGAANNDVQTYSVSQKEEKERVAAAAR, from the coding sequence ATGTCCGAGGCAGAACCCTCCGAATCCGAGTCCGAAACCGGCGCGCAGCTGTTCGGCGTCTGGTCGGTCGACGACATCGAGTTCCGCGATCCCTCGACCGAGCGCTATATCACGGTCACCCCGATCGCGCACACGATGGGCCGCCACGCCGAAAAGCAGTTCAAGAAAAGCGAGATCTCGATCGTCGAGCGGCTGGTCAACCGCCTGATGCAGACCGAGGAGAACACGGGCAAGAAACAGCAGACGACCCGGATCGTCCGTGAGGCCTTCGAGATCGTCCACGAGCGCACCGACGAGAACCCGGTTCAGATCCTCGTCCGCGCCGTCGAGAACAGCGCCCCTCGAGAGGAGACCGTCCGCCTGAAGTACGGTGGCATCTCCGTCCCGAAGGCCGTCGACGTCGCGCCGCAGCGCCGGGTCGATCAGGCGCTGAAGTTCATCGCCGAGGGCGTCTACAACAGCTCGTTCAAGACGACGACCGACGCCGCCGACGCGCTCGCCCAGCAGCTCGCCGGTGCGGCCAACAACGACGTCCAGACCTACTCAGTCTCCCAGAAAGAGGAGAAAGAGCGCGTCGCGGCCGCCGCACGGTAA
- a CDS encoding 30S ribosomal protein S12: MANGKYAARKLKKDRQKHRWSDSDYARRERGLGEQSDPLEGAPQGRGIVLEKVGIEAKQPNSAIRKCVRVQLIKNGKQVTAFAPGDGAISFIDEHDEVTIAGIGGAKGRAMGDLSGVNYKVEKVNGVSLIELVRGNAEKPVR, encoded by the coding sequence ATGGCGAACGGCAAATACGCCGCACGCAAACTCAAGAAGGACCGCCAGAAACACCGGTGGTCCGACTCTGATTACGCGCGCCGCGAGCGTGGGCTGGGCGAACAGTCCGACCCCCTCGAGGGCGCTCCCCAGGGTCGAGGTATCGTACTCGAGAAGGTCGGCATCGAAGCGAAACAGCCCAACTCCGCGATCCGCAAGTGCGTCCGGGTCCAGCTGATCAAGAACGGCAAGCAGGTCACCGCGTTCGCACCGGGCGACGGGGCGATCTCCTTCATCGACGAGCACGACGAAGTCACCATCGCCGGGATCGGCGGCGCGAAGGGTCGGGCCATGGGTGACCTCTCGGGTGTCAACTACAAGGTCGAGAAGGTCAACGGCGTCTCGCTGATCGAACTCGTTCGCGGTAACGCCGAAAAGCCGGTACGATAA
- a CDS encoding heme-binding protein, which translates to MTTERRDAPPTAEGWYVLHDVRTIDWAGWAEAAQRTRDRAIEEGIEFLQSAAAVEDADAGDSMVVSMLGHKGDLMIVHMRPTLADLDELERRFERTALSSFTERDRSFVSVTEASGYSERGREFIEGDLDDDSGLARYMRSRLYPEIPEKEHVCFYPMDKRRDPEYNWYDLPFEERAEHMDAHGDIGREYAGKVTQMITGAIGMDDWEWGVTLYADDMTDVKDLLYEMRFDPSSSKFAEFGPFWIGRRFDPADLDALLAGEPLSTPWEDAADDNSGHGRPPATPEDAVERGSHGHGTHDASGGDHPHSESDADSEHPHGESDADSAGDDHPDGDETDSHPSTGGGRPATTDSWSEAIAEIDDMAARLATAGLHEGEDYEGRTYALVFETDRDAADLAEEVEGLASNFDHYDTHVTTAVRASGGHAHLVSLWATEDAAQTASGFLTDLDGIDTGARGWAGEPRGETGDGASEPAGTDEDSDIRSQLADQGIYAGRPHGEDVYALVVYSEADLDRLRSVVEDLRASFEGDDHVKTAVYDDPDGEVAAVVSLWADEAAAQHASEDLESIPGVVRKAGEGDGFGTMGMFYTVKPDHREAFVETFGTVGDLLETMDGHRESALLVNDDDENDMFIASRWDDREDAMAFFRSDDFRETVQWGREILADTPRHVFLA; encoded by the coding sequence ATGACTACAGAGCGACGGGACGCGCCCCCCACGGCGGAAGGGTGGTACGTGCTGCACGACGTTCGAACGATCGACTGGGCCGGCTGGGCGGAGGCCGCCCAGCGCACGCGCGACCGGGCCATCGAGGAGGGGATCGAGTTCCTCCAGTCGGCCGCGGCCGTCGAGGACGCCGACGCGGGCGACTCGATGGTCGTCTCGATGCTGGGACACAAGGGCGATCTCATGATCGTCCACATGCGACCGACGCTCGCGGACCTCGACGAACTGGAGCGCCGGTTCGAACGCACGGCGCTTTCGTCGTTCACCGAGCGGGATCGGTCCTTCGTCTCCGTGACCGAGGCCTCTGGCTACTCCGAGCGCGGCCGGGAGTTCATCGAGGGCGATCTCGACGACGACTCGGGGCTGGCCCGGTACATGCGCTCGCGGCTGTACCCCGAGATCCCCGAGAAGGAGCACGTCTGTTTCTACCCGATGGACAAGCGCCGGGACCCCGAGTACAACTGGTACGATCTGCCGTTCGAGGAGCGGGCCGAGCACATGGACGCCCACGGCGACATCGGCCGCGAATACGCCGGAAAGGTGACCCAGATGATAACCGGCGCGATCGGCATGGACGACTGGGAGTGGGGCGTCACGCTGTACGCCGACGACATGACCGACGTGAAGGACCTGCTCTACGAGATGCGCTTTGACCCCTCCTCCTCGAAGTTCGCCGAGTTCGGCCCCTTCTGGATCGGCCGGCGCTTCGACCCCGCCGATCTGGACGCCCTGCTGGCCGGCGAGCCGCTCTCGACCCCGTGGGAAGACGCCGCGGACGATAACTCGGGACACGGCCGCCCGCCGGCGACGCCCGAGGACGCTGTAGAGAGGGGGTCTCACGGTCACGGCACACACGACGCTTCCGGGGGCGACCACCCACACAGTGAGTCCGATGCGGACAGCGAGCACCCCCACGGCGAGTCCGACGCGGACAGCGCCGGCGATGACCACCCTGACGGCGACGAAACGGACAGCCACCCGAGCACGGGCGGCGGTCGGCCGGCGACGACCGATTCCTGGAGCGAGGCGATCGCCGAGATCGACGACATGGCCGCGCGACTCGCCACGGCCGGACTCCACGAGGGCGAGGACTACGAGGGTCGAACGTACGCGCTCGTCTTCGAGACCGACCGCGACGCCGCCGACCTGGCCGAGGAGGTCGAGGGGCTGGCCTCGAACTTCGATCACTACGACACTCACGTCACGACGGCGGTCCGCGCCAGCGGCGGACACGCCCACCTTGTGAGCCTCTGGGCGACCGAGGACGCCGCACAGACGGCCTCGGGATTTCTGACTGATCTCGACGGAATCGACACCGGCGCGCGCGGCTGGGCGGGCGAGCCGCGGGGCGAGACGGGCGACGGCGCGAGCGAGCCTGCCGGGACGGACGAGGACAGCGATATCCGGTCGCAACTGGCCGATCAGGGTATCTACGCCGGCCGGCCGCACGGCGAGGACGTCTATGCCCTCGTCGTCTACTCCGAGGCGGATCTGGACCGTCTGCGCTCGGTCGTCGAAGACCTGCGCGCGTCCTTCGAGGGCGACGATCACGTCAAGACGGCCGTGTACGACGATCCCGACGGCGAGGTCGCGGCCGTCGTCAGCCTCTGGGCGGACGAAGCCGCCGCGCAGCACGCGAGTGAGGACCTCGAGTCGATCCCGGGCGTCGTCCGGAAAGCGGGCGAGGGCGACGGGTTCGGCACGATGGGGATGTTCTACACGGTCAAACCCGACCATCGCGAGGCGTTCGTCGAGACCTTCGGGACCGTCGGCGACCTCCTCGAGACGATGGACGGTCACCGCGAGAGCGCCCTGCTGGTTAACGACGACGACGAGAACGACATGTTCATCGCCTCCCGATGGGACGACCGCGAGGACGCCATGGCCTTCTTCCGATCGGATGACTTCCGGGAGACCGTCCAGTGGGGCCGCGAGATCCTGGCCGACACGCCCCGACACGTCTTCCTCGCGTAG
- a CDS encoding DUF5787 family protein, with product MREYGFELALCADLEADDRVVSRQLGAHVHGRRIVDTVVLEPGPEFDRRAEITDRTIPGPAVETSVGVGRARDWREVFPDRRPDRARSLVERGVEIGFFERERRHGTLHVRQTARYPERWFDRLIGIENKPDLDRPGDLKRQLRQDVALGLFDEVILATESYVTGAHLNRVPEAVGVWRFDPDIGDREVVREPEPLDPAADGTEIIAERPGRTEIRLVDHEQKRRARRRLAERAYGKGWRPTELPGCANCDPSADSRAVTVPFCTFHDRIVEPAVECGAECPGYQSAEPPAFDRERERAADSAWRPDPDGHQRRQVGLDRFG from the coding sequence GTGCGCGAGTACGGGTTCGAACTGGCGCTGTGTGCCGACCTGGAGGCCGACGACCGGGTGGTCAGCCGCCAGCTCGGTGCCCACGTCCACGGCCGGCGGATCGTCGACACGGTCGTGCTCGAACCCGGACCCGAGTTCGACCGGCGGGCGGAGATCACCGATCGGACGATTCCCGGACCGGCCGTCGAGACGTCGGTCGGCGTCGGCCGGGCCCGCGACTGGCGGGAGGTCTTCCCCGATCGCAGGCCGGACCGAGCGAGGTCACTGGTCGAACGCGGCGTCGAAATCGGGTTCTTCGAGCGCGAGCGACGGCACGGAACTCTGCACGTGCGACAGACGGCCCGCTATCCCGAGCGGTGGTTCGATCGACTCATCGGCATCGAGAACAAGCCAGACCTGGACCGGCCGGGCGACCTCAAGCGCCAGCTCCGACAGGACGTTGCGCTGGGGCTGTTCGACGAGGTGATCCTCGCGACGGAGTCGTACGTCACCGGCGCGCACCTCAATCGGGTTCCCGAGGCGGTCGGCGTCTGGCGGTTCGACCCCGACATCGGTGACCGAGAGGTGGTCCGCGAGCCGGAGCCGCTCGATCCCGCGGCGGACGGGACCGAGATCATCGCCGAACGCCCCGGACGGACCGAGATTCGACTGGTCGACCACGAACAAAAGCGACGTGCGCGCCGACGGCTGGCCGAGCGGGCGTACGGCAAGGGGTGGCGACCGACCGAACTCCCGGGGTGTGCGAACTGCGATCCGTCGGCGGATTCGCGGGCGGTGACGGTCCCGTTCTGTACGTTTCACGACCGTATCGTCGAGCCGGCCGTCGAATGCGGGGCCGAGTGTCCGGGCTATCAGTCCGCCGAGCCGCCCGCGTTCGACCGCGAGCGGGAACGCGCGGCCGACAGCGCCTGGCGACCCGATCCGGACGGTCATCAGCGACGACAGGTGGGACTCGATCGGTTCGGCTGA
- a CDS encoding 50S ribosomal protein L40e has product MASFDKAEGRILDKQICMRCNARNPERADRCRKCGYKNLRPKAKEPRTA; this is encoded by the coding sequence ATGGCCAGTTTCGACAAAGCCGAGGGACGGATCCTCGACAAACAGATCTGCATGCGCTGTAACGCCCGCAACCCCGAGCGTGCCGACCGCTGTCGCAAGTGCGGCTACAAGAACCTCCGACCGAAGGCCAAAGAACCCCGCACGGCCTGA
- a CDS encoding site-2 protease family protein, with translation MVSTLTLVIAGVLLYTVVAMGLRQRGVLPEFVHVSGPLTTIHTQRGKRFLDRLARHERFWRAWGNLGLGMALVFLVGLFLVVLLSAYQSLLQPAASAIQEPQNALVIPGVNEFLPLSAAPEIVFGLLVGLVVHEGGHGLLCRVEDIDIESMGIALLTVVPLGAFVEPDEEDRKRAGRGAQSRMFAAGVTNNFAITVIAFALLFGPVTGSIAVASGVPVGGSMQDSPARVAGIDGGDRIVSIAGVDVDSSADVDAVLANHTEQNVTVTTGSGESVPVSRSALVTRALADGPFAIDAGATIAAVNGTTVDTEAEFAAAVTDRATARFTTADGSDVTGPVGAYASAVDEGGPLADAGAPAGEPVVVTRIDGTRTPDAEAMQDVLAELDPGTTVSVEVSVDGSVSQYSVTLEENPRTDGALLGVLGVQPGYSGLVIDDFGIQVYPAESYLTALSGDGALGGLGQGSLASVAVTLLVLPFAAVAAPSLGFNFAGFLDPVTSFYAVQGPLEPLGGGVFLIANLLFWTGWINFNLGLFNCIPAFPLDGGHLLRTSTEAILARTPLNHRRHVRTVTISIGLIMGVSLILMLFGPQLLS, from the coding sequence ATGGTTTCGACGCTGACGCTGGTGATCGCGGGGGTGTTGCTCTACACTGTCGTCGCGATGGGGCTTCGACAGCGCGGGGTGCTCCCCGAGTTCGTCCACGTTTCCGGCCCGCTGACGACGATTCACACGCAGCGCGGCAAGCGGTTTCTCGATCGGCTGGCCCGACACGAGCGGTTCTGGCGCGCCTGGGGTAACCTCGGACTCGGGATGGCGCTTGTGTTTCTCGTCGGGCTGTTTTTGGTCGTCCTGCTGTCGGCCTATCAGAGCCTGCTTCAGCCGGCGGCCTCGGCGATTCAGGAGCCACAGAACGCGCTGGTCATCCCCGGCGTCAACGAGTTCCTGCCGCTGTCGGCCGCCCCCGAGATCGTCTTCGGGCTGCTCGTCGGGCTGGTCGTCCACGAGGGCGGGCACGGCCTGCTCTGTCGGGTCGAAGACATCGACATCGAGTCGATGGGGATCGCCCTGCTGACGGTCGTCCCGCTCGGCGCGTTCGTCGAACCCGACGAGGAGGACCGCAAACGGGCCGGCCGCGGCGCACAGAGCCGGATGTTCGCCGCCGGCGTCACCAACAACTTCGCGATCACCGTGATCGCGTTCGCCCTGCTTTTCGGGCCAGTGACGGGGTCGATCGCGGTCGCGAGCGGCGTCCCGGTCGGCGGCTCAATGCAGGATTCACCGGCGCGCGTGGCCGGGATCGACGGGGGCGATCGGATCGTCTCGATCGCCGGGGTCGACGTCGATTCGTCCGCCGACGTCGACGCCGTGCTGGCCAATCACACCGAACAGAACGTGACGGTGACGACCGGTTCCGGGGAGTCGGTGCCAGTCAGTCGCTCGGCGCTGGTGACCCGCGCGCTCGCGGACGGGCCGTTCGCGATCGACGCCGGGGCGACGATCGCCGCCGTCAACGGCACGACCGTCGATACCGAAGCCGAGTTCGCCGCCGCCGTGACAGACCGGGCGACCGCGCGGTTCACGACCGCTGACGGATCGGACGTCACCGGTCCGGTCGGTGCCTACGCCAGCGCAGTCGACGAGGGCGGCCCGCTTGCGGACGCCGGAGCGCCCGCCGGCGAACCGGTCGTCGTGACGCGTATCGACGGGACACGCACCCCCGACGCCGAAGCGATGCAGGACGTGCTCGCCGAGCTCGACCCCGGGACGACCGTCTCGGTCGAGGTGTCCGTCGACGGATCGGTCAGTCAGTACAGCGTCACGCTGGAGGAAAACCCCCGTACCGACGGCGCGCTTCTCGGCGTGCTGGGCGTCCAGCCCGGATACAGCGGGCTCGTGATCGACGACTTCGGGATCCAGGTCTACCCCGCCGAATCGTATCTCACAGCCCTGTCCGGTGACGGCGCGCTCGGCGGGCTCGGTCAGGGCTCGCTCGCGAGCGTTGCGGTAACGCTTCTGGTGTTGCCTTTCGCGGCCGTCGCAGCGCCGTCGCTGGGCTTTAACTTCGCCGGCTTTCTGGATCCGGTCACGAGTTTCTACGCCGTTCAGGGACCGCTCGAGCCGCTCGGCGGCGGCGTGTTCCTGATCGCGAACCTGCTGTTCTGGACCGGCTGGATCAACTTCAACCTCGGGCTGTTCAACTGCATCCCGGCGTTCCCGCTTGACGGCGGGCACCTCCTGCGGACGAGCACGGAGGCGATCCTCGCGCGGACGCCGCTGAACCATCGTCGGCACGTCCGGACAGTCACGATCTCCATCGGCCTGATCATGGGCGTCAGCCTGATCCTGATGCTGTTCGGCCCACAACTCCTTTCCTGA